One segment of Bacteroides caecimuris DNA contains the following:
- a CDS encoding N-6 DNA methylase produces MYAIIPQQIPQDRRAEVNEKILFAIDSGKDLIPAESIYNCYTGIGGLHNLKQSDFANYNEYAEAKKEYEMGQFFTPHEVCRDMVDMLSPASSEMILDMCCGMGNFFNHLPNLHNAYGFDIDGKAVAVARYLYPDAHIEKCDIRQYYPEQRFDAIIGNPPFNLKFDYRLSQEYYLDKAYDVLNPAGILMVIVPSSFMQSEFWEKTRITGINSRFSFIGQIKLNPNAFASTGVHNFNTKVMVFLRKSLHIEMQAYNAEEFISMAELKERIREARLMKHKIRFDLMRETNRIDKEELEVFEYKLAKYMYELKAHAKLNRHIDKAEALVTKFRNQKPPENATREQVNQWEKNKLTTTKVLGIIRRYITSQNIVPRKEVALVKTSYGFKLKQYAPRLLDKVSHKVASINDLVLERAELPMPELLTEKNMRQIRAAEKLIRKKRRQYEIQNRQFADMQPVPFLQEYLDRTTFRNKDGEVCEFTLLQKHDLNLVLQKRYALLNWQQGSGKTAAVYHRAKYLLKFHKVRNAVILAPAIATNMTWIPFLTINREKFRIVRSNADLETVPEDVFLILSTSMLSKLKRGLSQFVRRTSGKLCLVFDESDEITNPSSQRTRLVLSIFRRLKYKILDTGTTTRNNIAELYSQFELLYNNSVNMVCWCDRIYHENRDKEIEEESNRHYGEPFPAFRGHVLFRSCHCPGKSTVFGIEKQNQDVYNKEELAELIGKTIITRKFRDFAGEKYKIRTHTVSPAEGEHEVYRVIIEEFCRICELYYNSTGDAKKDAGLRLMRQIKLLIKACSVPYLIDGYFGDGIPNKTRYIEKLIRKIPGKVAVGCTSIAAFDLYENHLRECFPNRPVFVVKGDVTFKKRQSIVTEFDSTVNGILVCTQQSLSSSVNIPTCNDVILESLQWNIPKMEQFYFRFIRLDSKELKDVHYVTYKDSVEQNLMALVLTKERLNEFIKSGEVKEQSDIFEEFDVTMSVIESLLVRERDREGKIHISWGSQRITG; encoded by the coding sequence ATGTATGCCATCATCCCTCAACAGATACCGCAGGACAGGCGGGCCGAGGTCAACGAAAAAATTCTTTTCGCCATAGACTCCGGCAAGGATCTGATTCCGGCGGAGAGCATCTACAACTGCTATACCGGCATTGGCGGGCTGCACAACCTGAAACAGTCCGACTTTGCCAACTACAACGAGTACGCGGAGGCCAAGAAAGAGTATGAGATGGGACAGTTCTTCACCCCGCATGAAGTATGCAGAGACATGGTGGATATGCTGTCCCCGGCCTCTTCCGAGATGATACTCGACATGTGCTGCGGCATGGGCAATTTCTTCAACCACCTGCCGAACCTTCATAATGCCTACGGTTTCGACATAGACGGAAAGGCGGTGGCCGTTGCCAGGTATCTCTACCCGGATGCCCATATCGAAAAGTGCGATATCCGGCAGTATTACCCAGAACAACGCTTTGACGCCATTATCGGCAATCCGCCTTTCAATCTGAAGTTCGACTACAGGCTGTCACAGGAATACTATCTGGACAAAGCCTACGATGTGCTCAACCCGGCAGGCATCCTGATGGTCATTGTTCCCAGCTCATTCATGCAGAGCGAGTTCTGGGAGAAGACACGCATAACGGGCATCAACAGCCGCTTCTCATTCATCGGTCAGATAAAGTTGAACCCCAATGCTTTCGCATCCACCGGAGTCCATAACTTCAACACGAAGGTGATGGTATTCCTGCGCAAGTCGCTGCATATCGAGATGCAGGCCTACAATGCGGAAGAGTTCATCTCCATGGCCGAGTTGAAAGAGCGCATCCGCGAGGCAAGGCTGATGAAACACAAAATACGCTTCGACCTGATGCGGGAGACCAACCGGATTGACAAGGAGGAGCTGGAGGTGTTCGAGTACAAACTCGCCAAGTACATGTACGAGCTGAAAGCTCACGCCAAGCTGAACAGGCATATCGACAAGGCAGAGGCACTGGTCACGAAATTCCGTAACCAGAAACCACCGGAAAATGCCACCCGGGAACAGGTAAACCAATGGGAGAAGAACAAGCTGACCACGACCAAAGTCCTCGGTATCATCCGCAGGTATATCACCTCGCAGAATATCGTTCCACGCAAGGAAGTGGCCCTGGTGAAGACCTCATACGGCTTCAAATTGAAGCAATATGCCCCACGATTATTAGACAAGGTTTCGCACAAGGTGGCAAGCATCAACGATCTTGTACTGGAACGAGCAGAACTGCCCATGCCGGAACTGCTGACAGAAAAGAATATGCGTCAGATTCGTGCGGCGGAAAAACTGATACGCAAGAAACGCAGGCAATACGAAATCCAGAACCGGCAGTTTGCAGATATGCAACCGGTCCCATTTCTGCAAGAATACCTCGACCGCACCACTTTCAGAAACAAAGACGGAGAGGTATGCGAGTTTACATTACTTCAAAAACACGACCTGAACCTTGTCTTGCAGAAACGCTACGCTTTGCTGAACTGGCAGCAAGGCTCCGGCAAGACAGCCGCCGTCTATCACCGCGCCAAATACCTGCTCAAGTTCCATAAGGTACGCAATGCCGTCATTCTGGCTCCAGCCATAGCCACCAATATGACTTGGATACCGTTTCTGACAATCAACCGGGAGAAATTCCGTATAGTCAGAAGTAATGCCGATTTGGAAACAGTACCGGAAGATGTGTTCCTTATCCTTTCCACCTCTATGCTCTCCAAACTGAAGCGTGGGCTGTCACAATTTGTCAGACGCACATCCGGGAAACTCTGTCTTGTTTTCGATGAATCCGATGAGATAACCAACCCGTCTTCACAACGGACAAGGCTTGTCTTGAGTATTTTCCGCCGTCTCAAATACAAGATACTCGACACGGGAACCACCACGCGGAACAACATCGCGGAACTGTACAGCCAATTTGAACTGCTGTACAACAATTCCGTCAACATGGTCTGCTGGTGCGACCGGATATACCACGAGAACAGAGACAAGGAGATAGAGGAAGAAAGCAACCGGCATTACGGAGAGCCGTTCCCGGCTTTCAGAGGCCATGTGCTTTTCCGTTCCTGTCATTGCCCCGGAAAATCCACCGTATTCGGCATAGAGAAGCAGAACCAGGACGTGTACAACAAGGAGGAACTGGCGGAGCTTATCGGAAAGACTATCATCACCCGCAAGTTCAGGGACTTCGCAGGCGAGAAGTACAAGATACGTACCCATACGGTCAGCCCGGCTGAAGGCGAGCACGAGGTTTACCGCGTCATTATCGAGGAATTCTGCCGCATTTGCGAGCTGTATTACAACAGTACAGGAGACGCGAAGAAGGATGCCGGGCTTAGGCTCATGCGACAGATCAAGCTGCTCATCAAGGCGTGCTCCGTCCCGTACCTGATAGATGGCTATTTCGGCGACGGGATTCCGAACAAGACAAGATATATCGAGAAACTGATACGGAAGATTCCCGGCAAGGTGGCTGTCGGCTGTACCTCCATAGCGGCGTTCGACCTTTACGAGAATCATCTCCGCGAATGCTTTCCGAACCGTCCGGTGTTTGTGGTCAAAGGCGACGTGACCTTCAAGAAACGGCAGAGCATCGTGACTGAGTTCGATTCCACCGTCAACGGCATACTGGTCTGCACACAGCAGAGTCTGAGCAGTTCGGTGAACATCCCGACCTGTAACGATGTGATTCTGGAATCGCTCCAATGGAATATCCCGAAGATGGAGCAGTTCTACTTCCGCTTCATACGTCTTGATTCCAAAGAACTGAAGGACGTACATTATGTCACCTACAAGGATTCCGTGGAGCAGAACCTGATGGCACTGGTACTTACCAAGGAGCGGCTGAACGAGTTCATCAAAAGTGGTGAGGTGAAAGAACAGTCAGACATCTTCGAGGAGTTTGACGTCACTATGTCCGTCATCGAGAGCCTGCTGGTCAGGGAACGTGACAGGGAGGGCAAGATACATATCAGCTGGGGAAGCCAGCGCATAACCGGCTAA
- a CDS encoding DUF4121 family protein, translated as MLQATKNKYGIETLKTLNVLYDREHWLTQEDVDMANRYVELIERTRSETTPQIGDRLIYLSRHGDYYGNALIDSMDEKKGLLSICEQPYVPFVWQSEDNIRLSVSGGAFHHVKTDDLKFNGWTEGAFKDWGHCGSCAHGSVTFTAKVPQWIYREPEPLYGDFTTETYRRFYLHKDPEAKNLYQSLDIAFHNEEDFRQFLQDYEGTVFKGNWKNQIVVWCFRREYVFLPLSEWEKIDAPAVERRLNFHPEQVKIVKDMEKHITYFHRIKSQDF; from the coding sequence ATGTTACAGGCAACAAAGAACAAGTACGGTATTGAAACGCTCAAGACACTGAATGTTTTGTACGACCGTGAACATTGGCTGACGCAGGAGGATGTGGATATGGCCAACCGTTATGTCGAACTTATAGAGCGGACGCGCTCGGAAACCACACCGCAAATCGGTGACAGGCTGATTTATCTCAGCCGTCATGGGGACTATTACGGCAATGCACTCATAGACAGTATGGATGAAAAGAAAGGCCTGCTTTCCATCTGCGAACAGCCGTATGTTCCGTTCGTATGGCAATCTGAGGATAATATCCGTCTGAGCGTCAGCGGTGGAGCTTTCCACCATGTAAAAACGGATGATCTGAAATTCAACGGTTGGACGGAAGGAGCATTCAAAGACTGGGGACATTGCGGATCGTGCGCTCACGGATCAGTTACATTCACGGCAAAAGTCCCACAATGGATTTACCGTGAGCCGGAACCGCTCTATGGTGATTTCACGACAGAGACCTACCGCCGTTTTTATCTTCACAAAGACCCGGAAGCGAAAAACCTCTACCAAAGTCTTGATATCGCTTTTCACAATGAAGAGGACTTCCGGCAATTCCTGCAAGACTACGAGGGAACGGTATTCAAGGGGAATTGGAAAAACCAGATCGTGGTATGGTGCTTCCGCAGGGAATATGTATTCCTGCCATTGTCGGAATGGGAAAAGATAGATGCCCCGGCGGTGGAGCGCAGACTCAATTTTCATCCCGAGCAGGTGAAGATTGTCAAGGACATGGAGAAGCACATCACCTATTTCCACCGTATCAAATCACAGGATTTCTAA
- a CDS encoding lipocalin family protein — MKNIFKLMVLFALLFCGSSCSDDEELTVARLEVTTANLNGVWQLAEWNGQPLAEDTYCYIKFNRKDQTFEMYQKFDSMYARYITGSFSIRKDPYLGAVIAGVYDYGNGDWNNEYIVTDLLESGSMVWTATEDKGDINKYVRCDRIPDEIIEEVKADQE; from the coding sequence ATGAAGAATATTTTCAAACTCATGGTTTTATTTGCTCTTCTGTTCTGCGGCTCGTCCTGCAGTGATGATGAAGAGTTAACCGTTGCTCGTCTGGAAGTCACCACCGCCAATCTGAACGGAGTGTGGCAACTTGCCGAATGGAATGGTCAGCCCTTGGCTGAGGACACTTATTGCTATATAAAGTTTAACCGCAAGGACCAAACGTTCGAGATGTATCAAAAATTCGACAGCATGTATGCCCGTTACATTACCGGTAGTTTCAGCATCCGTAAAGACCCTTACTTGGGTGCAGTCATCGCTGGTGTCTACGACTACGGCAACGGTGACTGGAATAATGAATACATCGTCACCGACCTGCTGGAAAGCGGTTCAATGGTGTGGACGGCTACGGAGGATAAAGGCGATATAAATAAGTATGTGCGTTGTGACAGAATCCCTGACGAGATTATTGAAGAAGTCAAAGCAGACCAAGAATAA